The Dermacentor andersoni chromosome 1, qqDerAnde1_hic_scaffold, whole genome shotgun sequence genomic interval TTGAAGGATTTCAGCTGACACAAAAGAAAACGCATCGTTTGAATCCATTTCCTAAGAATGGTCTTTGCTTCTCGTGCTAATCTATGAACCGTATATTTATTACATTGAACGATTGCGTAATCCGTGTGTTTGTGTTACTATTGTCGCGTTCGCGTTCATTTCATCTTTACTCTAGCTAAGCAGCACTATGTTTTCATGCAATAATTGTGAGTTCAAGTCAGGGACACTTGTGGGATATTGTCGTCATTTTGGCGAAGAAAGCTTCTGTTCTCGAACAATTCCTTGTGTACATGTTTGTTGTTCTCACCAATTTATGACGTACGCCGCGCTGAGATGTCACATTCTCCGGAAGCATCCAAGCAAGTCACCATTGTGCAGACCTAGCCCCGAGCTGCGGGatgatttcctttttctttgtagTGCAGCGGGTTGCGTAAAGGATTTTCAGAACAGAGCTACCTTATTGAAACATTTGTATCAACATTTAAGGTCGGGTGTTGCTGTTCAGTGCCCCTTCGGAAGATGCGGGAAGTTATTCCAGACAACGTCCTCGTTATCATGTCACTTATCAAGGAATCATGGTAGCAAAGCGAAGGCCAATGAGCAAGTTTCCTTGGTTCCTCCTAATGAAATTGAAAACCCCGAGGGTGCTACTTCCGTTCACAATACTGGGGAATCAATGGAGACTGCAGGGCCTACCAATGAGCCAGCATATCTGGAACTCAGACAATGTGCTGAGCATGAACTCGCTCTTTTTTATCTTAAGCTTGAAGCGAAGCTGATGGTCCCTTCTAGCACAGTGCAAGTAATAGCTGAGAGCATCCTCCGTGTTCACAATATAAACCGGCAAGTTACCTTGTTAAAGTTGCGCGAACAGTTGGAAAAGAAAATGGCCAAGAGGAATGCGTCAGAAATTGCGAGCGAAGTTGACACAGAAAATATCTTCAAGGCACCATGTTCATTATTTAGCACTGAGTATAAGCGAAAAGCATACTTTAAAGAAAAACTTCCATATGTTGCACCCAAAAATGCCAGGCTTGGTCGTGACAAATACCGGAGGGAGAGAAGTTTTCAGTACATTCCGATCTTGGAGACTTTAGCAAAGCTATTGACCAGCAAAGAAGTAGCACAGTGTTTGTACGACCCGCAGCCTCCAGGAGTTGAAGGGGAGCTGGCGGATATAACTGATGGACTAATTTGTAAGTCTAACAATTTTCTCACCTCTGGAAATGTTCTTCAAATCGTGCTGTATCAGGATGCCTTCGAGGTGGCCAACCCACTTGGCTCTGCCCGAAAAAAACACAAGCTTGTAGGGGTGTACTATACCCTCGCCAACTTCAGTATTCACAATCGATCAAGCAGAGATCACATTCAGTTAGCGCTTTTGTGTCTGGAATCCGATCTCAAGCAGTTTGGTCAGGAGAAAATTTTTGGACTGCTGCTGAACGATCTTGTAGCACTGGAAAAGGATGGAATTCACCACGGTCACAGTCGTGTCAAAGGAACAGTAATAGCAATACTGGGTGACAATGTGGGATCGCACTTCATTGGCGGCATTCAAGAAAACTTTAGCTTGTCTAACTACTTCTGCCGCTACTTCCGAATCACACGTATAGAATTTCAACACAAGCCTTACTTAACTGGGGAGAAAAGAACACCAGCTAACTATAACCAAGCTGTTTCTCAGGCTCAGAACAGTGGGTTGCCATTCGAAGGTGTGAAGTGTGCTAGTATTTTTAACAAACTAGACCACTTCCATGTTTGTAACCCAGGCCTTCCACCCTGTATTGGTCACGATCTTTTTGAAGGCGTAGTTTCTTATGACATGTTGCTGTTTCTAAAGTACTTTGATGAAAACAAACGCTGGCTTACTTTTCAGTACCTCAACTACCGTATAATGAATTTCAAATACAAAGGAGCAGATGCACGCAGTAAACCCTGTGAAGTGAACGCACGCAGCAATAAGTTAGGTGGTGAAGCTGTAAGAACTTGGGTCTTGTTTCGTCTACTGCCTGTCATGATTGGCCATAAGATTCAAAACGGCAATGATCCAGTGTGGAGATTGTACTTGAACTTGAGGAAAATAGTAGACATTGTGTGTGCACCTGTAATCACAGAAGGGCAATCAGCATACTTGAGTATTATTATTCAGGAGTACTTGGAGGACAGATGGGAACTGTTTCCTTCGGAGCCTTTGAAGCCAAAGCACCACTACATGCTTCACTATGCAAGCATGCAGATTCATTTTGGGCCCTTGATAAATGTGTGGACCCTCAGATTTGAGAGTAAGCACTCCTCCTTCTTCAAAAATTGTGTTCGATCCTCAAAGAATTTTAAGGCAGTTGCTAAAACCCTTGCAGAGAAACACCAACTGCTGCAAGCATTCTTGTATAGTGAAGCATTTTTCGGACCAGATATCTCTTTCAAATCTGCTATTCCGTTTTGTGCTGGAGAATATAGTGCCAATGTTCAGGCTTGCCTTGCTCAGTTCAACCTGGAGCCTGGTACTTCTGTAGCAAGTCGGTCAGTTGTGTGGAAGGGCACGGACTATACTGTTGGTGATTTTGTAGCATTGAATTTATACAAAGAGCTATGCTTCGGGGAAATCTCCCTATTTGTCGTGAGAAACAGGGCTAGCGTGTTTGTTGCTGTCAAGGTGTATCAAGCCAACTTTTTGCCGCATCTTCATTACTATGTGCTGCGAGAGACAAACACTTGCAGTGCATTACCCATGAGTGACCTTGCTGACTACTCCCCACTTCCTGCTTATGATATCCGTGCACAGAAGATCATCGTGTTGAAGCACATGATTCACGGTCACCATGGAGGCGGTGCACCTGCAAGTGGTGAATGCTTTTCCGAACTTGAGTGCTGAAATTCTACAGAATGTCATGAGGAAGCTGCTGGACCTCTGTGTAGAGTTGTGTGGTGACCTCTGTTTGCTGACTGAACAGGACTTGTGTGACGTGATGAAACCTATACAAGCACGGAAGCTCATGACCTACTTCAAAAGTAAAAGTAAGTCAAATAAATGTTGTGTATTTCTGCATCGAAAACGTGTTCCTAAAATACCAGAAAAATTGCAGGCGACTTTATTAGGCTCGCTTAAGGTATGCATGCAATTCAATTTTACAATATCTACAAATACCTACAGTAGTGAACCGTCTCTTTATTCATGCAGTGAATGAAGTAAATGTACATGTAATACTCGCAATTGCATGTTCGTGCGAACAAAGGTTTTTGTTGGCTGAAAATACAGGCCTTTACAGAACATTGTGCACTGAGATCATAAAGTGCCCATAACATTAATGAGCTTCTGCGATGTAGCAGGAGCTATGGCATTGTACTATTCTTCCGGAGTTTGCAGGTTTGGTTCCCGACTGCGAGGACTGTCAATCTGATGCAGGCGCAATACAAAAAATGTTTGTGTCCGCAATACATGGATACACGTTGAAGAAACTTACTTGGTCTGTTAATCTGCAGCCCATCGCTACAGTTTGTATCATCATCTGTGTTGTTCCGGTGTGCATTTTACTTTCTTTACAATAAGTCTTTCTAAATAGTTTGGCATTTCAAGGCCTTACCTATCTTGCGATTTCACTCTCAACTcgaataaattttaatgaaattataCTTCAGTTTTAATCTGTGTTTTATTCTTTTCACAGGCACTGTGGATCAAACTGAAACAGACGAAAGTCAACCTGCAACACCGTCGAGGGCACATGGCGGGCTGGAACAAATTAAACAAGGCTATCCTTTCCTGAATTCCAACTGGGTAGAATCGTTCGACATACCTTGGGACAGCATGCCAAAAACCCTGCTGGAGGCTTTGCACAAAAGTAAGCGTCCGACACCAAGAGACCGTAGGAAGATGGTTCGAGTAATCATAGATAGTGTCAAGAAGGTCTGCCCAAAACCTCTATGGAAACACCTTGCCGTTGTTGCCAGGAAGGTCGTCGAACTGCAACCTTCTTCTTTCAAAGATGTATTTGATAACACTGTAATTGGAACTGGCTATGACCCTTTGCTTAACCAACTCGTGTGCCGGGTTGAAAATGTAAACAGGGAGGATGTGCACGAAGCAAAAGTTCGTGATATGCAGTGTGCGAAAAAAAAGGTCAAGTTGCATACCATACCCAGAACAAGAAACGTCGACAAAGGACGATGCGGAAATGCGAAGGGAGCAGGAAACACTACAATGTTTAAGGCTGACTCTTCGTACACTGAAGATGTACATGTGCTTATGGCATCAACCCACCGGCTTCAACAATTGGACATCAAGCTGGGCACTTCTATTACGGAGCTGAAGAAAGCTTGGCCATTTTTGTTTATGCCCTGCGGGCTCGAGAGTCACGTCGAACTTCTTGGTGTAAATATCACAGAAACATTGGATCATTCACTCCGAAACAAGAAGAGGGTGATCCTAGACTTCTTCGACAAGGAAAAACATGGCAAACCAAACATCCTGCGTGCATGGAGAGAACCGCCTGGTTCAACGCAGGCAGAAGCTGAATTCCTTCGCATTGTGTTGCTGACCATGGCATGGTTTGAAGAAGAGCGAGATGGACTCATTCAGAGTAAAGAAGTATGTTTTCCCCCAAAATTAATGTGCGGTGGCCAGCTCAGTGGAAGTCCTGACTCCATCCCATAGGTGCTACATATATCGCATCCATTTTGTCTCTTTGCAGGCCCACTCGAGCTCAGAGGAGATAGAAAGGTACCAGGACACACCGGTTTCTCCCTGCATAATCGCAGCAGGTACGTGCATTCAAAGTATATTTGGCATTTTGTTGTCTATAAATGGGGCCAAAAAGCTTCAATTTTTATTGGATAAGTACTTAAAGAAGTAATGTAGCAGCCGTATAGCCCAGAGTGTTTTGATGATTTACCTTAAGGAATTACATCAGGCACTTGCAGTTATGGCCTGTCGTATTACACTGCCATACTACAGAAAGCACGCAGCAGTGATTGCATCGTTGTACAGGCCTCTTTTATTTATGGAACGGCACACCATTAAAATTTCGTGTTTACGGTCAAGTTATTGAGAAAAGAAGTCAATATAATGCGAAATGAACGTTAATACGGTGTAATAAACTAAAATATGTAACTTTATTTCTCTGTTTTTACACCAAGTGTAGTGATAGAAGAATTGGGGCTAGTTATTGGTTTAGGCTGGCGCATTTTTGGAAATATCTAATGCAAGCAACCTAGTTCGTAATATTTGGCTGGAAATGTTGGTGCCAAGTACATTAGCATTCCATATGGTTCTACGACTGAGACCTCCATATGCAAGGGTTTACAAACCAATATGAAATATTGGTATACTTGAAGCTgatatttcaggacaagtgtttAAACCGTATGCTCTCTCTTGAATTTTACAAATATTGACTTGCAATAAACATTCACTGGCACCATTTCTATAATTTCCACATAAGCCATGAAACCATTGATTAAAAATGTAACTAACGACTTCCTGTGAATATCCTATGCTGCCAGTATATTAGTGTCTCATTATGTTAACGACAGAGCTTACTAAACAGCGAAAATTAAGATTTAGTACTCAGTTTTCTCAGGACAGTTGAGCAACAAAATGCACCCAATATGTGCTGTTATTCTTTTTAAACTGTGATCTTCGTACGCACCATGTAGGGAAGTATGAGCATGCTATATAGTTAATTTGACTGAAAACAAGTGAAAGAGCATACATTTGATCACTCAGCCTGTTGCTTTTGCAATATGCAAAACGTTTTTTTCCAGAATTGCAGTTTTAATGTTCGTCCATCTATTTTATATAGCAGTTCCATGGGTTACGCAGTCTGCCAACTACATGGACATATCCTTAATATTCAGTTCATTTTCTGGTTGCTTTCTCTTATTCAGTATGCTAACAGAGAGCCAGTATCTGCATTTTTTATGTGCCAGCAGTCTCCACAAGTAACTGTATAGCAATGGCTTGTAAACCGCTAACTGTGTGGAAATCAGTCATAGTCAAGTTTAAAAGCACAGATATACAGGAATGGTTAAAAAAATTGGGTCAAGTTTGTCGCAAATTTTTGTCTTTGAATGGGTATGCACATGGTACACGCTCTTTTTGTTTGAGGATGCCTACAGTTTCACTTCTATTTATTTAAATACTCTTCATAACTTTGCCCAAAATAGTTTTCAAAAGCCATTTATAGTTTCTTTCCTGCAACACTATTTTGTGGTTGAAAGGAAGCTAAAGACCTGCTGGTTTAGGAACAAGTGGCACTCGACACAGTGAAAATTAGAAAGTGCCCTAGAACGTAACTTTTGGAATGCATATACTTTGCATACGACTGGTACAGAACAGTTCATGCAGCCCTATCATGTAAAAGTGACAAGTAATCTTTTCATTTTGTTTAGGTGATGACATCTGGATGCCTGAAGAGTACCTATTGCTTGTTGATGGCCATGTTGTGGCAGCAGCAAAGACGTTCAAGCAAGCATTCTGCATGCTGTTTGCAGCTTACTTCTGTTTCCACACTTGTTATGCAGAGAAGGCGTCATGCACACTTGAATTCATACAAAGGTGTATTTTATTTTCTGTTAATGCTTGTATTTGTTTTGCAGCATGCGCATTAATAGCATATATTATATTGGCCTTAAGAGGAAGAAACTGTATACAAGCACCTTTAATAGCGCTGTGGATATTGTAAGTTCAGTGTCCTAGCTTGATACAAGAAATTGACGGTAGTTGGCAGCAGGAACCAGCAGACATTGCTTCTGTGTAATCAAAAATAACACTGGACTATTTGAAGCTTAGTCCACTTTTTTCAGCTTCAGAGTACACGTCTGTAAAGCTGAAAAATGTTGAGGACTAAGTTTCAAATTACACAAAAGTAATGTGTTCCGGTTCCTGCTGCGAGCTACCATCAATTATTGCAGTTAATCGGAAGGTCAAGCTGCTCCCATATATATATCAGCGAGATTTATAATCAGTTTGCAAGCCCCCAAGGTAATAAGCAGATCTAAAATATCCTTAGGTAAAATGTGTTCACATTAAAGAATAAAAGCACTTTAGGGATTTGTTGCATCTAAAAGCAAAACCCATCTGTGGCTTTTTTCAGTCAGACCTCCCACGTGCACCTTACACCAGATGCACCTGTATGATAAAAAAAAGTCAAGTCACATCTCCTGGGTGTTAGGTGGAGAAACGGTGCACGAAAATCGGGGACAGGACGAGAAGTACACAGCAGGCTTTGTCATTTACTAtattttttttgcgctgtttccTATTCAACTTGCTTATGAAACAACTTGTCCAACTTTGAATCCTTTCGTAGGCTggtgttctttaaaaaaaatcattatttGTATGTCATGTTTGAAATGAGCGTGAGCtgtggcattaaaaaaaattacagatTATCCGAATCACTTCTTTATGCTGTTATGTATAGGCTTTATTATGCCTGCCTTCTCTTtatcgtggggggggggggggcattttttGGCATAAACCCAGACCGTGGAAGGAAGGGCAAAAAAGGAAATGTGACGGTCAGCAAGAGAGTTCTTGCCTTGGTGCAGCGCATTACTGAGTGTGAATGGAACATCTAGGTAAGTCTGCCCAATATACCTGCCTTCTCTGTTTTGTGCTAACTTTGAAAATATGTTATAAGTGATTCTACCTATCATAAAATGCAAACCACTCTTTTCAAGAGCACTCACATTCTATGTAAGCACCTCTTTATAGCATTTGAAAGCCCACTGAGTCATTCTTTTTACTTTGCCCCACAGCATGAACTAGTTGACCACACGCAGGGATACTTTTTCATCTTCCAAGCAGCCCAGAACCTGCAATGCGAACTACAGAAATGGTTCCCTTTCACCAAGTCGTCTACAGAAGAAATTATTTTAAAGCTGCGTGAAGTGCAAGAAAGTGTTTTGAAATAGTTGTTGTTCATTATAAAACATCACTGGATGTTTTCCAGTGTAAAGTTTTCATTCTGTATCAGTGGTCTTTCAAAAAGTGAGCTGGCCATTACAATAAGTTAAGCTGCTTGCTTACTTTATTTCTGTTTGTTCCGTTGACAGCGCTGACATTTTGTAGCGATACCTTTTCCGATTCTGTACTTTTTCGGGCTTTTCGTGCTTgtccagtggtcagagcgacggtgcGCCCTCATTATCAATAGGAACAGACAGCAGTTTGTGGTGGATTATAAGAATAGCAAagaataaggcatcgctacaatatagtGGCCAGGATTATGGTGCCCCTAATTACCTGCAAATTACTGGCAGCTGTCTTAGTATATTGCATATTTTCTCTGATGCGGTATTTGCACTGCATTGGTGCTTAGTTGTGTTGCAGCCTATTTCAGCTTCAGTCAGCAAGTGCGATATATTTTGTAGCAGGAAAGGAAGAGTTCGGCATCCCGACTACCCTGACTAGAACATTCAGATTTCGAACAGTCAGACTGCGTGAAACAAGCGATTAAAAGTACAGTACGCAAATATATTGTTTTTAAGGGACAGTATGTTCAATATTGAAATTAAACATGCAGTTGTGCAATGTCTAGCTTCATTTTCGCCGGCGGAATTGATGCCGTAACGGTGGTATTTAATAGCAAAGTAAAACAACTGACGAGTGATTTTCAGGAGGAACTGTAAATTTTACTGACGGTacccgtaaaaaaaaaattagaggtCTGCGTTATTTTTACGGGAAAGGTGTGAATTTCACAAGCAAGGCCTGTGACTAAGAATAACTGAGATCCGCAATTTTTACGGGAACAAGTTGGCAGCCAAAACTGACGGT includes:
- the LOC126526168 gene encoding uncharacterized protein is translated as MEAVHLQVVNAFPNLSAEILQNVMRKLLDLCVELCGDLCLLTEQDLCDVMKPIQARKLMTYFKSKSTVDQTETDESQPATPSRAHGGLEQIKQGYPFLNSNWVESFDIPWDSMPKTLLEALHKSKRPTPRDRRKMVRVIIDSVKKVCPKPLWKHLAVVARKVVELQPSSFKDVFDNTVIGTGYDPLLNQLVCRVENVNREDVHEAKVRDMQCAKKKVKLHTIPRTRNVDKGRCGNAKGAGNTTMFKADSSYTEDVHVLMASTHRLQQLDIKLGTSITELKKAWPFLFMPCGLESHVELLGVNITETLDHSLRNKKRVILDFFDKEKHGKPNILRAWREPPGSTQAEAEFLRIVLLTMAWFEEERDGLIQSKEAHSSSEEIERYQDTPVSPCIIAAGDDIWMPEEYLLLVDGHVVAAAKTFKQAFCMLFAAYFCFHTCYAEKASCTLEFIQRPWKEGQKRKCDGQQESSCLGAAHY